The nucleotide window AGCTGCAGCACCGGGACGTCGCGGACGGTCGAGGTGCGGGTCTGCGGGGTGGGCAGCTCAGCGCCCACCATCAGCTCGGCCAGCTGCTTGGCCGACGTGGTCGCGGGGTCGGCGGTGCCCACGGTGGTGCCGCGGCGGATGACGGTGATGGAGTCGGCGACCTTGCGGACCTCGTCGAGCTTGTGCGAGATGAAGATGACCGTGAGGCCCTCGCGCTTGAGCTCGGCGAGGTTGCCGAACAGCTCGTCGACCTCCTGCGGGACCAGGACGGCGGTGGGCTCGTCCAGGATCAGCGTCTTCGCGCCCCGGTAGAGGACCTTGGCGATCTCCACGCGCTGGCGGTCGCCGACGCCGAGGTCCTCGACCAGGGTGTCGGGGTCCAGGCCGAGGGAGTACCGGTCGGAGATGTCGCGGATGCGGTGCCGCGCCTTCTCCCCGATCCCGTGCGCCTTCTCCGCGCCCAGGACGACGTTCTCCAGCACGGTCAGGTTGTCGGCGAGCATGAAGTGCTGGTGCACCATGCCGATCCCGGCGGTGATGGCGTCGGCCGGGCTGCGGAAGGTGACCGGGCGGCCGTCGACGAGGATCTCGCCCTCGTCGGGGCGGTGCATGCCGTAGAGGGTCTTCATCAGCGTCGACTTGCCGGCGCCGTTCTCCCCCACGATGGCGTGCACCTCACCGCGGGCCACCCGCAGCTCGATGTCCTTGTTGGCCACCACACCGGGGAAGCGCTTGGTGATGCCGCGCAGCTCGACCGCGAGCGGTGCCGACTCGTTCAACAGGATCTCCAGGGTGCCGGGGTGGACGCGGGACCAGAGGTGGGCGCGGGAGACGGGGACAGGACGTCCTCCGGCCGCAGGCGGGCCGGACGTGGTCCGACGCGCAGACGGTACACACGGAAAACGGCGGGCCCGGTGGCGTGTGCCGCCACCGGAACCCGCCGCGTCCGCAGCGCTGCGTGCGAGTCGATCAGGGAGCCGTGGGGACCTTGATCGCGCCGGACTTGATCTGGTCGGCGTAGTCGTCGATCTGCGGCTTGATGTCGTCGATGAAGCCACCGCTGTAGGACAGGCCCACACCGTCGGTCGACAGGTCGTTGACGACGTCGGCGCCGCCCTTGGCCTTGCCCTCGCTGAAGTCGGTGATGAAGCCCTGGACGGCGTTGTCGACCCGCTTCAGCATCGAGGTGATGATGACGGCCTTCTGCGCCGGGTCGTCGACCGTCTGGTACTGGTCGGAGTCGACGCCGATGGCCTTCTTGCCCGAGGCGGCAGCGGCGGTGAAGACACCGCCACCGGAGGCACCGGCGGCGTGGTAGACCACGTCGGCGCCGGAGTCGAAGATGCCCTGGGCCACGATCTGGCCGCGCGCGGGGTCGGAGAACCCGGAGAAGTCACCGGCCGGGGAGATGTACTTGACGTCGACGGTGATGCCCGGCTTGGCGGCCTCGGCACCGGCGGCGAAGCCGGCCTGGAAGGTCTGGATCAGCGGGGTCTCGACGCCGCCGACGAAGCCCACGTGGTTCGCCTCGGACTTCAGGGCCGCGGCCGCGCCGGCCAGGAACGACCCCTGCTCCGAGGCGAACTGCAGGCCGGTGACGTTGCCGGCGCCCAGCGGCTTGCCGTCGGCGTCCAGGCCGCTGGAGTCGACGATCGCGAACGTGGTGTCCGGGAAGTCGCTGGCGATGTCGCTGATGATGTCGCCGTAGGCGAACCCGACCGCGATGACCGGGTTGAAGCCCTGCTCGGCCAGCTGCGAGAGCAGCTCGGGCCGGTTGGAGGCGTCCTCGTTGGGGGTGAGCTCGCGCAGGTCGCCGCCGAGCTCCTTGACCGCGTTCTCGACGCCCAGGTAGGCGGAGTCGTTGAACGAGTTGTCGCCGCGGCCGCCGGTGTCGTAGGCCAGGCCGACCTTGAGGTCACCGCTCGCGCTGCTCCCGGCGGCGCCGCCGGCGCTGCCGCTGCTGGCGGTCCCGCCGCTGGTCTCGTCACTGGCACAGGCCGACAGGGCCATGCCACCGGCCAGCAGCAGTGCTGCGGCCTTGATCCCACGCGCTCGGCGCAAGACGTTCTCCTTCTCTCGGTGGGCCCGTCCGACGGTCGTCGGCCGCGCCCCGGTGCGGTGGATCGTGCTGTCCCCCGCCGTCCGGCGCCGCTGATCGAGCGGCGCGCCCTGGCGACGGCGACCCAGGCACGCTAACTGCGGGCCCAGCCCAGATGACCCCCCGGAGAACGGATAGAGACCCGATCGTTGCCAACGGGCAACACCGCACACACAGGAGGCCCGGGTTCGTGAGACGGCGCCCACACCCTGCAGGCGGACCGGTCCGTCCGGGCCGTCCCGGGCGTGGCGGGTTAGCGTCCGGTCATGCGTCCGCTCCCGCCCCTGCGCCGGCCGACCGCCGTGCTGCTCGTGGCCGGGGCCGTGCTCCTCGGCGCCGCCGGCCCTGCCGCGGCCGACACCGCGCGGCCGGCGGTCGACCCCTCGGCCCCCACCCCGACCTCGCCCTTCCCCGGTCCGCCGCCGCAGGGGTCGGCCCCTGACGGCAGCACCGTCGGCGGTCCCCGCCTGGCCACCCGCGACATGGTGACCGTGGACGGCGCCCCGGCGGTGCCCGAGGGCATCGACGCCCGCGGCTGGCTGGTGGCCGACGCCACCACCGGGGAGGTGCTCGGCGCCCGCGACCCGCACGGCCGGTACTACCCGGCCAGCACGCTGAAGACGCTGACGCTGCTCACCCTGGCCCCCCGGCTCGACCACGCGCAGGAGGTCGAGGGCACCGTCGAGGACGAGGCGATCGAGGGCAGCCGGGTGGGGCTGGTGAGCGGCGGCCGGTACTCGGTCGACCTGCTGTTCCGGGCGCTGGTGATGCAGTCGGGCAACGACGCGGCCAACGCCCTGGCCCGCACGGCCGGCGGGGTGCCCGCCACGCTGGCCGCGATGAACAGCACGGCGTCCGCGCTGGGCGCCTTCGACACCGTCGCCGGGACGCCGTCCGGGCTCGACGTCGCCGGCCAGTCGTCCTCGCCCTACGACCTGGCCCTCATCATGCGGCGACTGGTCGAGGACCCCTACACCCGCGACGTGCTGCAGACCCGGGTCGCCGACATCCCCGGCGTCCCCGGTGGCGCCACGGGCTACCAGATCCAGAACCAGGACAGCCTGCTCGCCGACTACCCCGGCACGCTGGGCGGCAAGACCGGGTTCACCGACGCCGCCCGGCACACCTTCGTCGCCGCGGCCGAGCGCGACGGCCGCCGGCTGGTGGTGAGCCTGATGCAGGCCGAGCGCCGTCCGGTGCCCGAGCTGGAGCAGGCGCGGCGGCTGCTGGACTGGGGCTTCGCCACCCCGGCCGGCGCGTCGGGGGTGGGCCGGCTGGTCGACCCGGCCGAGGCCGCCACGCTCACCGATCCCCCGACGCCCACGCCGTCGCCCACCTCGGCGGCGCCGGCCACCACCGCCGCACCGGCCGCGCCCCAGGTCGCGAGCCCGCCCGTCCCGCCGGCGGCCGGCGAGAACCCGCTGGTGCCGGTCGGACTGGGCGCCGGTGCCCTGGTGGTCGTGGCCGCCACGCTGCTGGGACGGCGCCGTGCCCGGCGCCCGGTGCCGGCCGGCGACAGCGGCGCCGCGGTCAGGCGTCCTCCGTCGGACGACCGCTCCCGGCCGCCCGCCGGGCCCACGAGCGGCTGACCAGCCGGCTGACCAGCGCCCCCGCCGCGGCGCCGACCCCGAGCAGCCCCAGCGCCAGCCGCACCGGCGAGGGGCCGGGACCGCGCTCGTCGACGAGGGCCACCTCCGGCAGCGGGGTGGGCCCGGCCGGCCCGTGCGGGACGAGGGTGTGCGCGTGCTCGATGGAGCGGATCGTCGCCGTCCACGAGGCGGTGTAGAAGGCGAACCGGGCGACCACGTTGATCCACACCACCAGCCCGACGAAGCTGCCCAGCGTCTGCGCGGTGACGTTCTGCCCGATCCGGCCCAGGTACCAGTTGCCCACCAGCTTGAGCACCTCGAACCCGACCGCGCCGAACACCGCCCCCGGGAGCAGCTGGCGGACGCCGAACGGGTTGCCGGGCACGCCCTTGAGCACCCACAGGAACACCAGGGTGTCGCCGATCAGCGCCAGCCCGATGGCCAGGGCGCCGGTGAGCAGGAAGGCGCCGGGTCGCTCGGCGAGGCCGAGTGCGTCCAGCACCCGCGCGGACGCCGCCGTCGCCGCGGTGGTCAGCGCGATGCTCAGCGCACCGGCCGCACCCAGCCCGAGCAGGGCACCGAGGTCCTTCAGCCGGTCGCCGAGGAAGTCCGGCGGGTCGGGACGGCCGCGCCACACGACGTCCATGCCGACCCGCAGCTTGTCCATCGCGCCCAGCCCGACGAGCAGGAAGCCGGCCAGGCCGACCACCCCGAAGGTGCCGGCGGCATCGACCGCGCCGTTGACCTGCTCGGCGAGCTGGCGGCCGGTGTCTCCGGGGACGGCGTCCCGGATGCCGCGCACCAGCTGGTCCTCCAGCAGCGGGTCGCCGCGCAGGACGAACCCGGCGACCGCGGCGACCAGCAGCACGACCGGGAAGAGCGCCAGGAAGACGTAGTAGGTGACCCCGGCGGCCAGGACGTCGCCCTGCGCCCGGTTGTAGTGCCCGCCGGCGTGCACCAGGTGGTCCAGCCACGGACGGCGGTCGCGCTGGCGCCGCAGCAGCGCCCGGCCGGCGCCCACCACCCGGCCGACGGGGTTGCTCACCGGGCCGCGCCCCGGGGGTGCGGTGCGGGCCCGGGCGGCGTCGGCCGGGTCAGCGGGGCGTGCCGGTGAGGCGGTACTCGGCGGCCACGGCCCACGTGCCGTCGGGCAGCTGCTCGAACTCGGTGAACGTCTCCACCCGGAACTCCGCGTGCAGGTCGGCCAGCCCGGCCGAGGCCATGTCGAGCATCTCGGTCGGGACGTCGTGGGCCACGGTGACGTGCGGGTGGTACGGGAAGCTCAGCGACCGGGTCAGCGGACCGGAGCGGACGGCGCCGGCGAGCAGCTCGCAGTCGACCCCGCCGCGGGCGACGGTGAGGAACACGACCTCGGAGACCGGCCGGAACGTGCCGGTGCCCGACAGGTGGATGTCGAAGGGCGGGTGGGTCGCCGCGACCTGCTCCAGGTGCATGCGGATGGCCGGGCGGTCACCGATCGGGACCTCGGTCGGCGGCAGCAGCGTGACGTGCGGGGGCACCAGGCTGGCCTGCGGGTCACCGCACCTGCCGCGCCACTCGACCATCAGCTGGGCCCACGGCTCGGGCAGCGCCACGACCACGCCGAGCACGGAGGTGCCCGCCGAGATGGCGGTGCCCGGCCGGTGCACGAAGGTGTCGTCCGCGCGCAACGGTCGTCCGGTCACCGTGGCGCACCGCCCAGCGGCGAAAGGAAGCCGACCCGCTCGTAGACGGTGGCCAGCGTCGGGGCGGCGACCTCGCGGGCCCGGGCCGCGCCCGCGGCCAGCACCCGCTCTAGCTCGGCGGTGTCGGCCATCAGCTCGGCGGTGCGCTGCTGCACCGGCGTCAGCGCCTCGGTGACGACCTCGGCGACCTCCTTCTTGAGGTCGCCGTAGCCGGAGCCGGCGAAGTGCGCCTCGAGCTCGGCGACGCTCTGCCCGGAGAAGGCCGAGTGGATGGTGAGCAGGTTGGTGACGCCGGGCTTGCCGACCGGGTCGGCGACGACCTCGCGGCCGGTGTCGGTGACCGCCGAGCGGATCCGCTTCGCCGTCGTCCTCGCGTCGTCGAGCAGGTTGATGCAGCCGGCCTCGGGCAGGCTCTTGCTCATCTTCTTGTCCGGCGACTGCAGGTCCAGCACCTTCGCCGTCCCCTGCGGGATGTAGGGCTCGGGCATGGTGAACGTGGGGCCGTACCGGCTGTTGAAGCGGGTGGCCAGGTCGCGGGTCAGCTCCAGGTGCTGGCGCTGGTCCTCACCCACCGGCACCTGCTGGGCCTGGTACAGCAGGATGTCGGCGGCCTGCAGGACCGGGTAGGTGAACAGACCGACCGACGTCGGCCCGGCGCCCTCGCGGGTGCTCTTGTCCTTGAACTGGGTCATCCGGCTGGCCTCGCCGAACCCGGTGAGGCACTGCATCACCCAGCCGAGCTGGGCGTGCTCGGGCACGTGGCTCTGCACGAACAGCGCGCTGCGGTCGGGGTCGACACCCAGGGCCAGCAGCTGCGCCGCCGACAGGAGCGTGCGCCGGCGCAGCACCGCCGGGTCCTGCTCGACGGTGATCGCGTGCAGGTCCACGACGCAGTAGAAGGCCTCGTGGTCGTCCTGCAGCGCCACCCACTGCCGCAGCGCGCCCAGGAGGTTGCCGAGGTGGAAGGAGTCAGCGGTCGGCTGGATGCCGGACAGCACGCGGGGAGCAGGCACGTCCTCCATCGAACCACGCGCCCCAGCAGTCACCGGTCAGGCTCCGGGGACGCCGGCCGCAGCGCTGGTCAGGACGTCGTCCAGCGCGCCGAGGAAGACGTCGTCCTCGCTCCTGCTGCCCACGGTGACGCGCAGCCCCTCGCCGGGGAACGGCCGGGTGATGACCGCGCGGGCCTCCAGGGCGGCGGCGACCTCCACGGTGCGCTCGCCCAGCGGCAGCCACACGAAGTTGGCCTGGCTGTCGGCGACGGCCAGGCCGCGCTCGCGCAGTGCCGCGGTGAGCCGGGTGCGCTCGGTGGTGACCGAGGCGACGCGCTCGCGCACCTCGTCCTCGCTGGCCAGGGCGGCGACCGCGGCGGCCTGCGCCAGCGTCGAGACGCTGAAGGGCACCAGGGTGCGGCGGACGGCGTCGGCGACCGCCGGGTCCTCGGCCAGCAGGTAGCCCACCCGCAGCCCCGCCAGCCCCCACGCCTTGGAGAAGGTGCGCAGCACGGCGACGTTGGGGCGCCCGCGCATCAGCTCCACGCCGTCGGGGACGTCGGGGTCGGTGACGAACTCGCGGTAGGCCTCGTCCAGCACGACCAGGGTGTCGGCGGGGACGGTGTCCAGGAACGTCTCCAGCTCCTCTCTTCTCCCCCTCCTACCTTATTTTAATTACTTTATTCCTCCTTCCCCCCTGCCTTTTTCACACTACTACCTCTTCTTTCCCCTCTCTTTCTTTCTCCTTTTTCTTCCTACTCTCCCTTTCTTTCCTTTCCCATCTTCACCATCTTTATCTTCACCTTCTACTTTCCCTCATTTTACTCACTTTCTCTCACCTCATTATAATTCTCTACTAATCCTTCCTTCTCATTCTTAACTTTAACGCCCTCTTTTCAACTATCCACCCCTCCCCCTCTCGCTCCAGCGCCTTCCCTATCCTTCTCCTCCCCCCTCCCTTCTCCCATTTCAGAAAGATTTATACCCCAGATCTCTGTGTCACACTGCGCCCGCTGTCTTTCTCCCCCCCTTTCCTTATATTTACTTCTCTATTATTACCCCCTTTCTCCTCTCCGCCTTTTTCCTTATTTCTCTCTTTTCTTCGTTTTGTGTGATGTGTGTGTGATAGAGAGTTTCTTGTGTGTGTTGTTTACTCGCACTCCGCGCCACACTCGCACTCTCACACGCACGCTTGACTCTCACGTATCGCGGGCCAGGTCGGCGGCGTTGCGGCCGGGCCGGTAGGCCGGCATGGCGGCCACGGCGGGACGTGCGCTGACCACGGGGCTCCTCCTGAGCGCGGTGTGGCCGCATCCCGGGCGGGGCGCTGTCTAGGCTCGCACCATGCGCGTTCTCGTCACCGGCGGAGCCGGGTACATCGGCAGCGTAGTCACCGCTGCCCTGCTGGACGGCGGCCACGAGGTCACCGTCCTCGACGACCTGTCCACCGGGCACGCCGACGCCGTCCCGGACGGTGCGCGCTTCGTGCAGGCCTCGCTGTTCGACTCCGCCCCCGTGCTGGCCGAGGTGCGTCCCGAGGCGGTGCTGCACTTCGCGGCCAAGAGCCTCGTCGGGGAGAGCCAGGTCGCCCCGGAGCTGTACTGGCAGAACAACGTCGCCGGGTCGCTGGCGCTGCTGGAGGCCATGCGCGCGGCCGACTGCCGGCGGATCGTCTTCTCCTCCACCGCCGCCACCTACGGCGAGCCCGAGGAGGTGCCGATCCTCGAGACCGCGCCGACCCGGCCGACCAACACCTACGGCGCCAGCAAGCTCGCCGTCGACGCGATGCTGACCTCCTACGCCACGGCCTACGACTTCGCCGCGGTGAGCCTGCGGTACTTCAACGTCGGCGGCGCGGCCTACGGCGTCGGCGAGCGGCACGCCACCGAGACCCACCTGATCCCGATCGCCCTGCAGGTCGCCGCCGGCACCCGCGAGTCACTGACCGTCTACGGGTCCGACTACCCGACGCCCGACGGCACCTGCATCCGCGACTACGTGCACGTCAAGGACCTCGCCGCCGCGCAC belongs to Modestobacter sp. L9-4 and includes:
- a CDS encoding 2'-5' RNA ligase family protein — translated: MTGRPLRADDTFVHRPGTAISAGTSVLGVVVALPEPWAQLMVEWRGRCGDPQASLVPPHVTLLPPTEVPIGDRPAIRMHLEQVAATHPPFDIHLSGTGTFRPVSEVVFLTVARGGVDCELLAGAVRSGPLTRSLSFPYHPHVTVAHDVPTEMLDMASAGLADLHAEFRVETFTEFEQLPDGTWAVAAEYRLTGTPR
- a CDS encoding ABC transporter ATP-binding protein, with translation MNESAPLAVELRGITKRFPGVVANKDIELRVARGEVHAIVGENGAGKSTLMKTLYGMHRPDEGEILVDGRPVTFRSPADAITAGIGMVHQHFMLADNLTVLENVVLGAEKAHGIGEKARHRIRDISDRYSLGLDPDTLVEDLGVGDRQRVEIAKVLYRGAKTLILDEPTAVLVPQEVDELFGNLAELKREGLTVIFISHKLDEVRKVADSITVIRRGTTVGTADPATTSAKQLAELMVGAELPTPQTRTSTVRDVPVLQLRGVTVAAPGGRALVDDVSLTVREGEVVGIAGVEGNGQAELVDAVMGLRPLAAGSIVLGSDDIAAWTTRRRREQGLGFIPEDRHRQGMLLDAPLWENRILGHQTRPPAVKGAFIDRKGARADTARIMREYDVRAPSPDTAAIALSGGNQQKLIVGREMSAAPRLLIAAHPTRGVDVGAQSVIWELLKDARAEGMGIVLVSADLDELIGLSDTLHVMLRGALVATLDPASLTPEELGSHMTGAGSTAGAA
- a CDS encoding aminotransferase class I/II-fold pyridoxal phosphate-dependent enzyme, whose protein sequence is METFLDTVPADTLVVLDEAYREFVTDPDVPDGVELMRGRPNVAVLRTFSKAWGLAGLRVGYLLAEDPAVADAVRRTLVPFSVSTLAQAAAVAALASEDEVRERVASVTTERTRLTAALRERGLAVADSQANFVWLPLGERTVEVAAALEARAVITRPFPGEGLRVTVGSRSEDDVFLGALDDVLTSAAAGVPGA
- a CDS encoding BMP family protein, yielding MRRARGIKAAALLLAGGMALSACASDETSGGTASSGSAGGAAGSSASGDLKVGLAYDTGGRGDNSFNDSAYLGVENAVKELGGDLRELTPNEDASNRPELLSQLAEQGFNPVIAVGFAYGDIISDIASDFPDTTFAIVDSSGLDADGKPLGAGNVTGLQFASEQGSFLAGAAAALKSEANHVGFVGGVETPLIQTFQAGFAAGAEAAKPGITVDVKYISPAGDFSGFSDPARGQIVAQGIFDSGADVVYHAAGASGGGVFTAAAASGKKAIGVDSDQYQTVDDPAQKAVIITSMLKRVDNAVQGFITDFSEGKAKGGADVVNDLSTDGVGLSYSGGFIDDIKPQIDDYADQIKSGAIKVPTAP
- the galE gene encoding UDP-glucose 4-epimerase GalE; amino-acid sequence: MRVLVTGGAGYIGSVVTAALLDGGHEVTVLDDLSTGHADAVPDGARFVQASLFDSAPVLAEVRPEAVLHFAAKSLVGESQVAPELYWQNNVAGSLALLEAMRAADCRRIVFSSTAATYGEPEEVPILETAPTRPTNTYGASKLAVDAMLTSYATAYDFAAVSLRYFNVGGAAYGVGERHATETHLIPIALQVAAGTRESLTVYGSDYPTPDGTCIRDYVHVKDLAAAHLLALPAPAAGEHRIYNLGSGTGFSVQEMVDAVRTVTGHALPVVVGDRRAGDPARLVASSAKIHADLGWAPVHTDLTEIVADAWSFVQSR
- the trpS gene encoding tryptophan--tRNA ligase; this translates as MEDVPAPRVLSGIQPTADSFHLGNLLGALRQWVALQDDHEAFYCVVDLHAITVEQDPAVLRRRTLLSAAQLLALGVDPDRSALFVQSHVPEHAQLGWVMQCLTGFGEASRMTQFKDKSTREGAGPTSVGLFTYPVLQAADILLYQAQQVPVGEDQRQHLELTRDLATRFNSRYGPTFTMPEPYIPQGTAKVLDLQSPDKKMSKSLPEAGCINLLDDARTTAKRIRSAVTDTGREVVADPVGKPGVTNLLTIHSAFSGQSVAELEAHFAGSGYGDLKKEVAEVVTEALTPVQQRTAELMADTAELERVLAAGAARAREVAAPTLATVYERVGFLSPLGGAPR
- a CDS encoding D-alanyl-D-alanine carboxypeptidase family protein, with amino-acid sequence MRPLPPLRRPTAVLLVAGAVLLGAAGPAAADTARPAVDPSAPTPTSPFPGPPPQGSAPDGSTVGGPRLATRDMVTVDGAPAVPEGIDARGWLVADATTGEVLGARDPHGRYYPASTLKTLTLLTLAPRLDHAQEVEGTVEDEAIEGSRVGLVSGGRYSVDLLFRALVMQSGNDAANALARTAGGVPATLAAMNSTASALGAFDTVAGTPSGLDVAGQSSSPYDLALIMRRLVEDPYTRDVLQTRVADIPGVPGGATGYQIQNQDSLLADYPGTLGGKTGFTDAARHTFVAAAERDGRRLVVSLMQAERRPVPELEQARRLLDWGFATPAGASGVGRLVDPAEAATLTDPPTPTPSPTSAAPATTAAPAAPQVASPPVPPAAGENPLVPVGLGAGALVVVAATLLGRRRARRPVPAGDSGAAVRRPPSDDRSRPPAGPTSG
- a CDS encoding YihY/virulence factor BrkB family protein, which produces MSNPVGRVVGAGRALLRRQRDRRPWLDHLVHAGGHYNRAQGDVLAAGVTYYVFLALFPVVLLVAAVAGFVLRGDPLLEDQLVRGIRDAVPGDTGRQLAEQVNGAVDAAGTFGVVGLAGFLLVGLGAMDKLRVGMDVVWRGRPDPPDFLGDRLKDLGALLGLGAAGALSIALTTAATAASARVLDALGLAERPGAFLLTGALAIGLALIGDTLVFLWVLKGVPGNPFGVRQLLPGAVFGAVGFEVLKLVGNWYLGRIGQNVTAQTLGSFVGLVVWINVVARFAFYTASWTATIRSIEHAHTLVPHGPAGPTPLPEVALVDERGPGPSPVRLALGLLGVGAAAGALVSRLVSRSWARRAAGSGRPTEDA